The following are encoded in a window of Pseudomonas sp. St316 genomic DNA:
- a CDS encoding KpsF/GutQ family sugar-phosphate isomerase yields the protein MSQSSDLIQSAQRTIRLELEAVQGLVPHIDADFVRACEMILASKGRVVVVGMGKSGHIGNKIAATLASTGTTAFFVHPAEASHGDMGMITRDDVILALSNSGSTNEIITLLPLIKRLGIQLISMTGNPDSPLAKAAEVNLNVHVEHEACPLNLAPTSSTTAALVMGDALAVALLEARGFTAEDFAFSHPGGALGRRLLLKVENVMHAGQELPQVLRGTLLKDALMEMTRKGLGMTVVLEADGKLAGIFTDGDLRRTLDRTIDIHSATIEQVMTPHGKTARAEMLAAEALKIMEDHKISALVVVDDEDRPVGALNMHDLLRAGVM from the coding sequence ATGAGCCAATCCAGCGACCTGATTCAATCGGCACAACGTACCATCCGCCTCGAACTCGAAGCCGTGCAAGGCTTGGTGCCCCATATCGACGCTGATTTCGTACGCGCCTGCGAGATGATTCTGGCCAGCAAAGGCCGCGTGGTCGTGGTCGGCATGGGCAAGTCCGGGCACATCGGCAACAAGATCGCAGCCACCCTCGCCAGCACCGGCACCACGGCTTTTTTTGTCCATCCGGCCGAAGCCAGCCACGGGGACATGGGCATGATCACCCGGGACGACGTCATCCTGGCCCTGTCCAACTCCGGCTCCACCAATGAGATCATCACGCTGCTGCCGCTGATCAAGCGCCTGGGCATCCAGTTGATCAGCATGACCGGCAACCCGGACTCGCCGCTGGCCAAGGCCGCCGAAGTGAACCTCAATGTTCATGTCGAACACGAAGCCTGCCCGCTGAACCTGGCACCGACCTCCTCCACCACCGCCGCATTGGTCATGGGCGACGCCCTGGCCGTGGCGCTGCTGGAGGCCCGCGGCTTCACCGCGGAAGATTTCGCCTTTTCCCACCCCGGTGGCGCCCTCGGCCGTCGCCTGCTGCTGAAAGTCGAAAATGTGATGCACGCAGGCCAGGAGTTGCCGCAAGTGCTGCGCGGCACGCTGCTCAAGGACGCGCTCATGGAGATGACCCGCAAGGGGCTGGGCATGACGGTGGTCCTGGAGGCCGACGGCAAGCTCGCGGGAATCTTCACCGACGGCGACCTGCGCCGCACCCTGGACCGCACCATCGACATCCACAGTGCGACCATCGAGCAAGTCATGACGCCTCACGGCAAGACCGCCCGCGCCGAGATGCTCGCCGCCGAGGCCCTGAAAATCATGGAAGACCACAAGATCAGCGCCCTGGTGGTCGTCGACGACGAAGACCGTCCGGTGGGCGCCCTGAACATGCACGATTTGCTGCGTGCGGGAGTCATGTAA